Within Bdellovibrionales bacterium, the genomic segment CACTCAGTAGAATTCCTGCAGATTCCGTCTTTCGCATCTTCTCGTCAGATAGGCCCATCACCCAAAGATGAGTGGAATCTATCCATTCTCCAGACATCAAATTCAACAAGAGCAGGCCATTTGCATGGGAATCGGCCACCTTGACCTCAATGCGAGAACAGAGCATTTCGGCATACTTAAGCCAATTGAGAATACTGAGTCGAGTGGAAGGCAGAGAATCTTGAAAAATCTGCTGTCCCAAAATCTCCAAGTGCCCAATTCCCGAAGTTGATCGCCATCTCTTTGAAGCCCAGGCAACAAATTCTTCGCAATTTAACTGGCTCTGTGAGTTCATCTCGACTTCATAAAGACGACGAATTTTAATTTCGCGATGAAGATCCTCTATATCGTAAAAATTTGTGAAGAGCCGTTTAAACTCGTCATAATGAAGGGGCGCGGCCAAATGATCGCCGTAAGCGCTGAGTTCGATATCAACACTTGATCCCACTCCCATCTCAACACGAAGCTGAGCCAGCCAAGCCAATATGTCGGGAAATGATTGCAAAGTGGCAAGCCTTTCTTTGGCCGTTGGTATCCCTTCCCTTTCAAAGTAGGCAGATAAAACGGGCCAGTATTCTTCTATGTCTGGAGCCATCACGACTATCTTTTCGACTGGAACTCCAGACTCAATCCACCTTCTCACTTGATTCACAACCTCTTTGACTTCGCCCAACATCGAAGAATATTTTCTAAAATTAAAACTTGGGCCGGAGGCATAAGAGAGTCTTCCTTCTTTTCGAGGGCCGGGTAATCCCATCTTTTCTTCTAGAAGACGATACCCGCGAAGTGAGCTTCCGAAAGTTTCACACCACTGAGAGCCGGGCCTGAGCACAACAACCTCAGTGGTCTGAGACATTCTCCAGACCACCTCTGACTCGACCGCACTTAGTTCACTTCCTAGATCGACGAAAATTTTTCGTGGCCAGTGGTGCACCCCCAGCTCATTTGAATTCAACCAAGAACTCACCCAAGGGGATGGCACCAACTTTGATTCATCCAACTTCGCCCAAGCCCATTTTGATAAATGATACCAATGGCCCCAACGCAAGAGACTCTCCGAATGGTTCTCCCACCACTCCTTCATCACTTCATCCCCATCCTGTTGAACAAGAAGGGGCAGGAGCTGGGCGCAATAAGAAAACAGATTTTGTGCAGCTCCGGGCGAGCGCGCCCAAATAAATTCAGAATCTTGCAACCACTGGGCAAACAAAGCGCGAGTGAGGTCGGCCGAAATGACCCGATGACCAGGAAAACCCATTGACAAAAACTTCAACCAAAGTTCACTTGCTCGTAAAACTGAATCTTCGGCGAGCAAGTGACCTTGACGTAAAAAGCGTTTCTGAATCTCCAGTTTAGATTTCAGATCAGAGACGAGCCATGTTCCCGAACGAGGATCATACTGATCGAATATTTCCAATTTGTGATGGGGATGATGAATGACCTTAATCTCAAGCATCGCAGAATATCCTCGCTCTGATTCGGATATCTCTAGCGTCGCTGCTTCAGATTCCTTCCACCGCCACCACCACGTCCACCACCTGCTCCGCCTCCCGATGAGCCCAAAAATCCAAGGCCCATATCGAGGCCGAGCTCGAGAGTCAACTGCAGTGCATAACGACGATCCTCAAGCTGCCCTGGATATTCTCCCATTTCAACACCATAGGTAGCTAAATCTAATTTCAAAAGTCCCAAATTAAGCCCAGCGCCCAGAGTATAATACCCTTGATAAAATCCGCCCCGAATATCTACCAAAGGTAATCCCAATTCAACTCCCAAGTGAATTTTCTTCCCCAGCTGAACATCATTGCGATTGAGATGCTTGACCTCAAGGGCAGGCGTTATCGAAATAATGCCTGCATCAATCCCAAGAGAGGCTCCAATGGTCATATCGTCTTCTTCGCTTGGAGGTGCTCCGAGTGCACCATCAGAAGTAAATTTTGTTTTCCCCAGGTTTCTCCACAAAGCCGACAACGTGGGCGAAACGGGGCCTGGCACTCGAATATTAATACCAAGATCAGCGGCATATCCTGTTCCGGACTTCTCGATATTGCTGATGATCGCATCTGGATCAAGGCTCGCAATAAAGCTCGGTCCAAAGGGCGCCCTGGCTCCCTGTCTTGTTATTCTTTTCAGCACCCCGCCAACATGGACCATCGGTAAAATTGGAAACCCAAACCCCAGCACATATCCCAAGTCGTTGATAACAGAAATGTCCATTGTTGGATAAACAGGATTATTCACGTCTAGGCTTGCATCGATATCGTCATAGATAGCAAACCCCATGAATGGCAAAGTGATCGCTGTTTTTCCGCCTGCGGCCAACCACACCCTTTCTCCATATAAATTGCCCACGGTATCTGCAAAAGTTCCGCTCCCTTGCAGATCTTGCATCTTAGAAACAACTTCAACCCCACTTGCACCCAGACCCAGATCAAAAATCGTCCAATTGATTCCACCCACTTGGGCCAAGCCGGCGGGATTATAGAACAAAGAGTCCGCATCGTCCACCACGGCCACGTAAGCATTTCCCATTCCGAGAGCTCTCACCGATCGATTCACATTGTAGATTTGATCTCCAAAGGCAGAGGTGGACGCTAAAATGGCGACAAAGACAAGTCGATGGACTAGGGACATAGGCAGTTCCCCAAGGTGTCATTGCACGACCCAATTCCAACAAATTCATTGGCACTCACAAGCGAGCGAATTGCCTGCACATGCAGGGCCGTGAAGCTGCTCGCATCAGTGGTAGAACAGAAGTTAAAGGCAGGATTGATGGTTTCCAAATCGGCGCAAACATCCGTAAAGCTTGTCAACTGACTTCCCCCTACAGCGCCACCTATCGCCGTGAGACTCAGAAGAGCGTTGGCAAGTCCCGTGCCAACTTCTCGAACGCTTGTTTCAGGAAAATTGGAAGCATCATCTGTACAAGCGTTCCATCCAGCATCGGGCTCGCCATCAATTGTGGTCTTGTCAGCGTGTGCAGAGAGGGTCACTCCAATCTTTGCAAAACTAAGAAAGACCATCAAAAAATTTTCGTCGGTTGTTCGGCTAGTTGCATCGGGAGAAATC encodes:
- a CDS encoding PD-(D/E)XK nuclease family protein — encoded protein: MLEIKVIHHPHHKLEIFDQYDPRSGTWLVSDLKSKLEIQKRFLRQGHLLAEDSVLRASELWLKFLSMGFPGHRVISADLTRALFAQWLQDSEFIWARSPGAAQNLFSYCAQLLPLLVQQDGDEVMKEWWENHSESLLRWGHWYHLSKWAWAKLDESKLVPSPWVSSWLNSNELGVHHWPRKIFVDLGSELSAVESEVVWRMSQTTEVVVLRPGSQWCETFGSSLRGYRLLEEKMGLPGPRKEGRLSYASGPSFNFRKYSSMLGEVKEVVNQVRRWIESGVPVEKIVVMAPDIEEYWPVLSAYFEREGIPTAKERLATLQSFPDILAWLAQLRVEMGVGSSVDIELSAYGDHLAAPLHYDEFKRLFTNFYDIEDLHREIKIRRLYEVEMNSQSQLNCEEFVAWASKRWRSTSGIGHLEILGQQIFQDSLPSTRLSILNWLKYAEMLCSRIEVKVADSHANGLLLLNLMSGEWIDSTHLWVMGLSDEKMRKTESAGILLSDVLSLERDLGVHLVYPDRIQAEFEVEWMLDRPWVQVFLSTSIANFSGDVQTPALMWLKRVVEAGQDWEHCVSPAPTRWDQIQELPLESLVHQTDWSPDQRDHLCRDLKIEWGLEPFEKWTPPANLSLSVTQIEAYLECPFKVAASRLLRLSDRPDLDLDVDRMGRGSLLHKIFELLTDHHPLVTSLNDEALVQIVNRARVESDLQMADERLWPPLQGKLVDLAKRFLAFESEWRRQYPLTRTLGRELEIGGKFDFEENTFSPVFDEKAEGEIDGIIFRGKIDRVDTDDRGSLVVIDYKSSGGELKYHGSWIGNSQLQLALYSHWLELGLSSIGKAEVVAANYFVAQNMERNKGFIKAGGVDGFIDDTSRYSRIETDQKLNLFKQACEITGNVVKSIVAGDLGPRPRDINQTCGRCNWKKICRAPHFN